From the genome of Bacilli bacterium:
CGGGACGATGCCGAAGCGATTTCCGCAATGATCGAAGCGGGCAAACGCATTTCCGGCGTTGCAGCCAAAGTGTTTGAGAGGGAAAACGGCACATTTCAGGTCAACTGGTGGCGGAAAGAACTGTGCGAACGTCTGCAGCAACTTGGCGTCAAAGCGGTAAGGGAACTGGAAAAGGAAGTTCCCGAGGCGATTTTCACCTCTTCTCGGGAAACCGTCGTCAGCTTCCTGCAAGCTTTGTTCAGCGCCGACGGTACGGTCGATGAGAATGATGAAATGCATCGCAGCGTAAGACTGACTTCGTCTTCTAGGAAGCTGCTGCAAGATGTACAATTGCTGCTGCTCAATTTTGGCATTCACGGCTCGATTTATGTTCGTCCCAAACGGCATCAGGCGCCATTTACCTATAAAACAGCGAGCGGCGAAGAAAAGATTTATGAGTCTAAACCATTTTATGAATTGATTCTGACCGGCAACAACATTGTGGAATTCAAGGAACAAATCGGCTTCCAACTGGTAGCGAGAAAACAGGAAGCTTTGGAAAGAATAGCTCGTCCGTCGCGCAAACACGAAAAATTTTGTTCGAAAGTAGAAAGCGTTGAGGAAGGTGAAACGACACTTGTTTATGATGTGACCGAGCCGGTTACCCATTCCTTGATCGCAAACGGTATTGTCGTTCATAACTGCGGCGAGCAGGGATTGCCGGCATGGGGCGTATGCAACCTTTCGGCAATCAATCTGTCCAAATTTTACGATGCGGAAAAACATGATGTCGCTTGGGACGAGCTGGCCAAAGTGACGCGGTATTCGGTGCGTTTTCTGGACAACGTTATCGACAAAACGCCGTATCATTTTCCGGAAAACGAAGCAAACCAGAAGAAAGAGCGCCGCATCGGCCTTGGCACAATGGGATTGGCGGAGCTGTTGATCCGCTTGAAAATCCGCTACGGCAGCCCGGAATCGCTCGTATTCCTTGACAAGTTGTATGGATTTATCGCCCGCGAAGCTTACCTTGCCTCCGCGGAGATTGCCGGAGAGAAAGGCTCGTTCGGCGCTTTCGAAGCCAGCCAATACTTGCGCAGCGGATTCATGAAACATATAACCAGCGTATTTCCGGAAGTGGGCGCCGCCATCCAGAAGCAAGGCATGCGCAATGTAACGGTGATCACGCAAGCGCCGACCGGAAGCACAGGCACGATGGTCGACACCTCGACAGGCATTGAGCCGTACTTTGCGTTTGAATTTTTCCGGCAAAGCCGCCTGGGCTTTGACAAGCAATATGTGCCGATCGCCAAGGAATGGCAGGATGAACATCCCGGCGAGCCGTTGCCGGATTATTTCGTCACATCGGTCGATTTGTCGGCGGAAGACCATATTCGCGTGCAAGCGGCGATTCAAAAGTGGGTGGACAGTTCGATTTCCAAAACCGCCAATTGTCCTGCGGACTTTACCGTTGACGAAACGAAAAAACTGTACGAGCTGGCGTTCGATCTGGGTTGCAAAGGCGTTACGATATACCGCGACGGCAGCCGCGATCAGCAAGTGTTGCACCATAACAAAGAGAAAAACGACGAAAAAGCCGCAACGGTGGAAACAACGGCGGCTGAAAGCGGGCAACAGGGCGAAACCGGATTGGAAAAGCTGGCGCAGACGCTTGCCGTTAACCTGGATAAAAAGCAGGAGGCCGTGTTTGACAAGGAATACCGGAAACGCCCGCAAATTTTGCAAGGCGCGACCTATAAAATTAACACCCCGTTCGGCATGGCCTATATTACCATTAACGATATGGACAACCAGCCGCGGGAAGTGTTCTTGAACGTAGGCAAGGCGGGCTCCGATGTATTCGCGATGTCCGAAGCGCTCGGCCGTGTCATCTCCCTGTTTTTGCGTTACGGCGATCACGGCAATAAAGTGGCGCTCTTGATCAAGCACCTGAAAGGAATCGGCGGCAGCGGCGCTATCGGCTTCGGCGCTAACCGTGTTGAGTCCATCGCCGACGCGGTGGCGAAGGCTTTGGAGCTGCATGTGGAAAAGAATAGCGGCGCTTTAGCGCAATCTTCCCACGCGCACCATTCGGCGGCAACGCAAGAAACGAAAGCGGCCTACACGCCTAATGGCGCGGTGACGTCCACCGACTTATGCCCGGGCTGCGGCTCCGCCGCGCTCGTCAACGTCGAAGGCTGCAAAACCTGCACCAATTGCGGCTACAGCAAGTGCGGATGAACTTGGAATAGAATATTGAAGCGGTGTATGTGTGTGATTTTTCATCAAAATACAGTTGGCTTAGGGACATTCCCAAAGCCAACTGTATATTTTTCGCAGGATTTACTTTGTCGAAATTCTTTGCGATATAACCAAAAGGGTGCTTTTCCCTTTGGGCTGGTTGCTCTCGCCAAACACCATTCTACCAAAGGTTCAAGGTCCTTTTCACGTTTTCAATGCGTGTTACTTTCGAAATTTGGGATTGGATGAAAAAAATTGTACAAATACATGTTTATACGTCAAAAGAAATCGTGTTAAGGACGCTCTTTTAGGATTTCATCATAGGATGGTGCCACGTTATCGGCATGAAGTGGCAAATCGATAAATACAATAAGCTCAGACTGCCTCAATGGTTTCGCATCGCAACGGGTTGGACGCGGAAGTGTATCAAGAGCTTCGACATTCTTTTCGAAGAAAGGATGGCTAAATCATTGCGTGCACTGCTTGAAATTCTTAGTATCGCCAAATCGAGGGAGGAAGAAATATGGCTCGGATAAAAGGTGTCTCAGCCAGCCAAGCAGGGTTTTACATTAAATTGGTTTATTTCTTTGCCGGCCGCGCTCTCCGGCAATTGGCCGGGCGGGGAACCGATAGGATGCTTGAGCCTATCCGGATGTACGCACACGTACCGGGGTTATTGAAAGGATATGCCAAGCTTGAACAATCGACGGCAAAAGCACATCGGCTTCCCAAGCGGCTGCATGCTCTTGCGGAATTAAAGGCTGCTACACTCACCCAATGTGAATACTGCATTGACCTGGGCTCGCAAATCTCAAGGCAACTGGGACTGAGCGACGATGAACTTCTGGCCCTGCCGAATTACCGGGAGAGTTCGCTTTTCTCCGAGCTTGACAAACTGGTGCTCGATTATGCCGTCGCCATGAGCCGAACGCCCGTCGGGGTGACGGATGACCTTGTCGCAAAGCTTCGTGAACATCTTGATGAAGGTCAACTTGTCGAACTGACACATTTTATCGCGATCGAGAACATGCGCGGCCGGTTTAATTTGGCGCTTGGCATTGGCTCGGCCGGCTTCAGTGAAGGAATGGTCTGTGCTGTACCATGCACACCGGACTGAAAAACGGGCCAGCTCACGATTCATTCGTATTGCGGGAAGCCGGCTTCGAGCAAATCGGCAGCTACACTTTCGCTTATGAACATTGTTGGACCGTTGCATCCATTCTCGGCTATTTGTATTCCACATCCTTCTGTTCGAAAAATGTGCTGGGCGGCGGCGTATCCGACTTCGAGCAAGAGCTTGGTGAGGTTTTGCTCGCGCACGATCCGAACGGAGTTTTCCCTGAAACGATGCAATTCGGGTATACGCTCGGCCGAAAGCCTGCCAAGGAGTAATAAAAATAGATCTAGGGAGAGAAACCCGGCGTTCCCTCCCTTTTCTTTTCCCGTTAAACCTCTTGCCCGGCCGGCGCTAAATCGGGTGGACCGCCTCTCCGCACAACGCTAACACGAATGGGGCCGCCTCCCTGCGCGTTGCTAAAACGGGGCTCCCTCCCCGCCCAACGCTAACGGACGCAGCAGAGGCTATTTGCCGAAAAAAGGCTGGGCAAAAATTTTAACGGTCGCCACCGCGGCTATTCGCCATATTTTTCCTGAATACCGCACAAAGCGCTAAAATAAGCGCACATACGTCCGTTAAACTGGAAAACAGGGCAAAAAACCCAAAATAGCCTCTGTTACGTCCGTTAGATCGGAAAGCTCACTACTATGACCGTTAATGGCCGCAAGCCGGCCCACCGTTTTAGAAAGTTTGGAATGTGAGCAGGTGATTATGTTAGTTATGAAAAATATAATATATAATCGAAAAAAAAAGGTGGGCTTAATGTGCGAAATAGAAGTCTGTTAACCAAACTTGTTATTTTCGGATGCATATTAAGCATTTTTCCGGTTATTGTTATAGGTACCTTCTCTTATATTCAATCTTCCAAACAGGTGCAGAAAGAAATCAACAAAGACAAGCTTGATTATGTCAAGCAGTTGAATTCCAATGTCGA
Proteins encoded in this window:
- a CDS encoding LAGLIDADG family homing endonuclease; translation: MKTAQTKMLTGLSEKIFLDRYAMKDADTNHTKVGDVVLVLTKDDPKFPAKEVGEVIQRDGRNVKVKLRSGEVVDSSIEKLTLTLEKTPDQLWDRLANAMASVEKTQEKRKEWTEKFRYILDDWKLVPGGRIAAGADASKELTLFNCYVIPSPHDSRGGIMRTLSEMTEIMSRGGGVGINLSSLRPRRSLVRGVNGSSSGAVSWGGLFSYTTGLIEQGGSRRGALMLMMNDWHPDVVDFITVKSSMGQITNANLSVCVSNSFMKAVKDDADWNLVFPDTGDPEYDELWDGNLDKWRSRGKKVHVYKTVKARDVWHTIIESAWRSAEPGVVFMEYYNQMSNSWYFNPIICTNPCFHPDTRISTEFGLIRIADLHRKVGQERFLTATDDRLVTHLQVVNGRSYAVPGTSMRMAAVFPTGIKPTLTIRLKNGMELKVTPEHRIYTEQGWKEAKDLTTEDVVYIQSGSGRFAEADELGEHWGRFLGWLIGDGWLSRRGDIGMVFGRDDAEAISAMIEAGKRISGVAAKVFERENGTFQVNWWRKELCERLQQLGVKAVRELEKEVPEAIFTSSRETVVSFLQALFSADGTVDENDEMHRSVRLTSSSRKLLQDVQLLLLNFGIHGSIYVRPKRHQAPFTYKTASGEEKIYESKPFYELILTGNNIVEFKEQIGFQLVARKQEALERIARPSRKHEKFCSKVESVEEGETTLVYDVTEPVTHSLIANGIVVHNCGEQGLPAWGVCNLSAINLSKFYDAEKHDVAWDELAKVTRYSVRFLDNVIDKTPYHFPENEANQKKERRIGLGTMGLAELLIRLKIRYGSPESLVFLDKLYGFIAREAYLASAEIAGEKGSFGAFEASQYLRSGFMKHITSVFPEVGAAIQKQGMRNVTVITQAPTGSTGTMVDTSTGIEPYFAFEFFRQSRLGFDKQYVPIAKEWQDEHPGEPLPDYFVTSVDLSAEDHIRVQAAIQKWVDSSISKTANCPADFTVDETKKLYELAFDLGCKGVTIYRDGSRDQQVLHHNKEKNDEKAATVETTAAESGQQGETGLEKLAQTLAVNLDKKQEAVFDKEYRKRPQILQGATYKINTPFGMAYITINDMDNQPREVFLNVGKAGSDVFAMSEALGRVISLFLRYGDHGNKVALLIKHLKGIGGSGAIGFGANRVESIADAVAKALELHVEKNSGALAQSSHAHHSAATQETKAAYTPNGAVTSTDLCPGCGSAALVNVEGCKTCTNCGYSKCG
- a CDS encoding carboxymuconolactone decarboxylase family protein, whose amino-acid sequence is MARIKGVSASQAGFYIKLVYFFAGRALRQLAGRGTDRMLEPIRMYAHVPGLLKGYAKLEQSTAKAHRLPKRLHALAELKAATLTQCEYCIDLGSQISRQLGLSDDELLALPNYRESSLFSELDKLVLDYAVAMSRTPVGVTDDLVAKLREHLDEGQLVELTHFIAIENMRGRFNLALGIGSAGFSEGMVCAVPCTPD